One window from the genome of Vanessa tameamea isolate UH-Manoa-2023 chromosome 13, ilVanTame1 primary haplotype, whole genome shotgun sequence encodes:
- the LOC113397891 gene encoding uncharacterized protein LOC113397891 isoform X1 gives MMRAAGAVALAVATLLVCCSADLHQDQDMGVGEHRTGDYDNNDSRQKEEVENFLRFLMQYENQYGDKKNNYGRIGGSTLLGRNINSYDSGSLGRVSGGLGGSTLLGRSIESDTRHFNRIGGSTLLGRNVDYKMPYARFLDPLGGGNFVRNLDPIGGGNLVRNLDSIGGSNFVKKNLDQIGGPNLVKRTLDSLGGGNFVRNLDSIGGSNFVRQVDPLGGGNFV, from the exons ATGATGCGAGCAGCGGGTGCAGTGGCTTTGGCTGTGGCCACACTGCTGGTCTGTTGCAGCGCCGATCTTCATCAG GATCAAGATATGGGTGTCGGTGAACACCGCACTGGAGACTACGATAACAATG ACTCTAGGCAAAAAGAAGAAGTGGAGAACTTTTTGAGATTTCTTATGCAATACGAAAACCAATAtggagataaaaaaaataattatggacGTATTGGAGGCAGTACTTTACTTGGAAGAAATATAAACTCTTATGATAGCGGTTCTCTTGGGAGGGTATCCGGTGGATTAGGTGGATCTACACTTCTCGGAAGAAGCATTGAATCTGATACAAGACATTTCAATAGAATCGGAGGATCCACTCTTTTAGGAAGAAATGTTGACTACAAAATGCCATACGCTAGATTTCTCGATCCCCTTGGAGGTGGTAACTTCGTTCGCAATCTTGATCCTATTGGAGGAGGAAATTTAGTAAGGAACTTGGACTCTATCGGAGGTAGTAACTTTGTCAAGAAGAACCTTGATCAAATTGGAGGACCCAATCTAGTCAAAAGAACCCTAGATTCCTTGGGAGGCGGAAATTTCGTCCGAAACTTAGACTCAATCGGCGGAAGCAATTTTGTCCGACAAGTAGACCCCCTCGGAGGCGGAAACTTTGTTTAA